A segment of the Thalassoglobus sp. JC818 genome:
GATCGGACAATTCGACTCTGCTGAGAAAGTCGCCGACACGATTATCACAATTCGCGACAACTCCCCCATTCGAGTTCGAGACGTCGCAACCGTTGGCATTGACTACAAGAAGCCAGACGGTGTGGTTCGACAGAAGGGAATCTCCGGTCTCGCCATCAACTGTGAACAAGCTCCCGGAACGAACGTTCTTCAGATTATGGGGCCAACTCGTGAAGAACTCGACATCGATGGAGACGGGCGCATCTCCGAGATCGATCTCGCGGAAGCCCGATTGATTCACGGGGACTGCATTCGCATTGCCATTGAAGAATTGAATCTCGGAATCCTCGCCCAGCGAGGTTTGTGGATGGAGCAGGTGTATGACCAGACAGATTACATCTACGCTGCCACAGACCTTGTCACTCAGAACATCTACATGGGTGGAACACTCGCTGTCCTCGTGCTTTTGATTTTCCTGCGAAGTCCACGCAGCGTGTTGATCGTCGGGATCTCGATTCCGATCAGCATCATCGCATCGTTCCTCTTTATTCGGGGCTTCGGCCGCAGCATCAACGTCATCAGTCTGGCCGGGATGGCTTTCGCCGTCGGAATGGTGGTCGACAATGCCATCGTCGTGCTTGAGAACATTTTTCGACACTATCAGGAAGGGGAGTCTCCACAGACAGCTGCAATTCGTGGGGCTCGTGAAGTGTGGGGTGCTGTTCTGGCCTCAACCCTGACGACTCTGGCTGTGTTCGTGCCGGTCGTCTTTGTTGATGGACAGGCAGGTCAGTTGTTCCGTGATATTGCCATCGCTATCTCATGTGCAGTCGGGCTTTCGCTGATTGTTTCGATCACCGTCATTCCCACAGCTTCTCAGCGAATTCTCAAACCTCACCGAGATCCTGAGAAAGAACGCAAGGAAGCTATGCAGAAGCGTCCCGGTTTCTTTGGACGAATGATCGATTCGTTTGCCGATGCCATGGACTGGATTCTCAGTGTTCGCGGAGGCTTCTTTTTGCGAATCGCAATCGTCGCAATTTTCGTGGGCGCATCACTCGTCGGGTCTTATCTTCTCATGCCGAAGACCGAGTACCTTCCAGAAGGGAATCGCAACCTCGTCTTCGCCATACTTCTCCCACCTCCCGGTTACAACCTCGACCACATGATCGAGATCGGGAAAGGAATTGAATCCGAGATCGCCCCTTACTGGGAAGCGGATCTGGGAAGCGAGGAAGCCGACGCTCTCGATGGCCCCACGATGAAGAACTTCTTTTTCGTGGCGCGCGGAAGCAATCTCTTCATGGGTTCGGCCGCCCAGGAAGAATTGCGGGCAGCGGAGTTGGTTCCTGTCCTGCAACGAGTGGCGGGGAAAGTCCCTGGGATGTTTGCCATCGTCACTCAAAGCGGTCTGTTTTCCGGGGGACTCGATGGCGGACGGGCGATCGACATCGAAATTTCTGGCCCAGAGATGACCCGACTCAACGAAATCGGACTCGATGTCTTTTCACGACTCAACGGAATCGGACAGTACGCGGGGAAGGGTGTTTTCCCTCCGACCGAAGGACATCAATCACAGCCGCGACAGAATCTTGAATCAACCAATCCTGAACTGCACGTCCATGTTCGTCCGGAAGCAGCCGCTGATTTTGGAGTCACGACGGAAGATCTCGGTTACGCCATCGACGCTCTAATCGACGGAGCCTTCGCGGGTGATTACTGGCACAACGGCCGCAAGATCGATCTCGTCATTTACGGAGCGGATGAATACGCCCGCCAGACGCAGGACCTCGACCATCTTCCAATCAGCACTCCGACGGGGCAACTCGTCAGCGTGGCAGCTGTGTCGGAAATCTCTCCGACCGGTGGTCCCGAAGTGGTGAAGCACAACGAGAGACAGCGCTCCATCGCGATCCAATTGAAACCGTCACCGACGATGCCGTTGGAAGAAGCCATCGAACGGGTCGATCGTGAAATTCGTCGACCACTCCTTGAGTCACCTTTGATGGCCGGCGGAGAATACCGCATCACACTCGCCGGAACGTCGGACGAATTGAGTGAAACAAGACGGGCCATGCAGGGAAATCTAATTCTCGCGATGGTCATCACCTACCTGCTGATGGCTGCGCTCTTCGAGTCATTCTTCTATCCGGTCGTGATCATGATGAGCGTCGTTCTCGCACTCGTCGGAGGATTTGCCGGACTTGCCATTCTAAATATCTTCACCCCGCAGTCACTCGACATGTTGACGATGCTCGGGTTCGTGATTCTGATCGGAACCGTTGTGAACAACGCGATTCTGATCGTGCATCAATCACTCAATTACATGCGGGACGAAGGTTACGAAACCCGAAAAGCGATTGTCGAAAGCGTGCGCACTCGCGTACGTCCGATCTTCATGAGTACTCTGACGACGGTCTTGGGGATGCTCCCGCTTGTGATTCCGCTCCCAACATTTGATGCGACCGGTGAACTGGCCCTCGTCGCAGGGGCAGGGAGTGAGTTGTATCGCGGGCTCGGCAGCGTCGTGCTGGGCGGATTGATCGTTTCGACAGTCTTTACGCTCGTCCTCGTACCCGTTGGATTCAGTCTCGCTGTCGATGCCAAACAAGCACTGGCTTCCCTTTGGAATCAGGACACGGAAGAGCCGTCAACTTCGAAGCTCTCCCCGCAAGCATCTTCACCATCGGTGACAACATAAGCTGAGCCTCAGAAAATCCGACCTTGCGCAAATCGGCGATTTTGCTACGCTTGTACGATGAGCGAAGTCGTGAAGAATAAGCTGTTCTGCCCGGGGATGATCCGTCAATCGGCCGTCCTGTTGCTGGTGTTCTGTTCAGGAGCAGCGTGGGCGGATGAGCTCACAAGCACGTTCTATCATGGGCTTCGTCAGCGCAACCTCTTTTTGATCGCCGAAGACTACGCCGTCAGCCAGTTGGCTCATCCCAATTTGCTTCCCCATGACCGCGCGATTCTGACAGTCGAGTTGTCGCGGACTCTGCTTGAGCATGGAGCCCTGTCCAGCGGAGTCGAACGAAATGAACTTTGGCAGGAAGCCCGACGAATTCTCGAAGAATTCAATTCGACCTCTCCCGACAATCCAAGATCGATCGTCGTAGACGCCGAACTCGCCGTGCTGCCAGCCACCATCGGGGGAACGCTGGCATGGGAAGCTGAGATTGCCTCCGAACATCCCACCATCGGAAGAGAAGCAACAGCTCTGTTGGAAACTTCGCTGGGGGCAATCGATAGCGCCCTGAGAAAAGTAAAAGCCCTGGAGAAACCGTCCGCGATGGAGCTCGCCGACGGAGCCCTTGATCGCCGGGGACAACAGAATCTCGAATATCAATTGATCATCAGCCGGGCTCTCGCTCAAACACAATTAGCTGGACTCCTCGAAACAAACGCGAATCAAGCTGCCTTGCTGATCGAAGCAGACGAAGCCCTGAAGTCGCTGTTGAGAAATCGACTCGATTCAGATTTCGAGTTCGACGTGAAACTTCTTCGCTCGCAAATCTCTCGAATGCGTGGTGATTTGCATCAGGCAAAGTCCGTCCTCAGATCCATCGATCTCGACGTATTGAGCCAAGAGTTAACCGATCGGCATCTCGCTGAGTCGTTGCGCATTCTCACTAAAAACGATGAACACGAAGAGGCTCAACAACTCATCGCTGATCGCGACCAACAGCGTCATCCGTTGTCAGATGAACTCCGCGCAGCGATCGTTGAAAGTCTCCTCGATGTCCGGGAAGCAGCAGTTCGTCAGGGAGACACAAACCTTGAGTCGCAACTTCTCCAACAGGCCCGATTCCAACATGAACGAACGCGCGGTAAGTGGCGTCAACTGACTCACGCAGCCCTTCGCGATATCCAGCAGGACATGGAACTTGGAACGGAGCTTTCAGATCTCGTTCGCTCCGCACAGACGAGTTACTTCGAGGGTGATCTCGTCGAAGCTTCACGCAAATACCGGGATGCTGCCGTTCTTGCGAAGCAGCAAGGCTTGATCGATCAGGCGGTCAATTTCGGATTAACACTCGGTTCGATCCAGATTGATCAAAGTCAGTGGGAAGCAGCCGAACAGACCTTCTCGGAAGTCGAGCGTGCATTTCCTGACCACGCCAAAGCAGCGACTGCTGCACTTATGGCGAGCTACGCGATGGGTCGGCACTACTCGAACGATCCGTCACAAGAACTGCGGCTTCGCTATGAAGAGATGCTACAGTCAGTCCAAGACAAGTATTCCGGAACGCAGACAGCCGCCGATGCTGCCTGGATGCTGGGGGTTCATCAGGAACAGCGACTGCAATGGACGGACGCCGTCGCACAGTA
Coding sequences within it:
- a CDS encoding efflux RND transporter permease subunit, with product MDPIQFSCENPIKVTVGVILAVLFGTLAFLQTPVQLTPDVAKPSITVTTRWPGASAQEVEREIVDEQEEQLKSVEGMLEFRSESVDSVGTITLEFPVGFDLAEARAKVSDKLNQVPEYPEDAREPTITEGEQGGNFIAWIILKPLPPSSEDIAAFLRKHPHLSNELQDYADGTRKPDLSILLKYSRMHPEIEELLEGRPDPTKMRKFAEDFIEARLERVPGISNSNVVGGREEEFRVVVDPNQLAAYQVTIGELRRALRAENKNTSAGDLWEGKHRNIVRTIGQFDSAEKVADTIITIRDNSPIRVRDVATVGIDYKKPDGVVRQKGISGLAINCEQAPGTNVLQIMGPTREELDIDGDGRISEIDLAEARLIHGDCIRIAIEELNLGILAQRGLWMEQVYDQTDYIYAATDLVTQNIYMGGTLAVLVLLIFLRSPRSVLIVGISIPISIIASFLFIRGFGRSINVISLAGMAFAVGMVVDNAIVVLENIFRHYQEGESPQTAAIRGAREVWGAVLASTLTTLAVFVPVVFVDGQAGQLFRDIAIAISCAVGLSLIVSITVIPTASQRILKPHRDPEKERKEAMQKRPGFFGRMIDSFADAMDWILSVRGGFFLRIAIVAIFVGASLVGSYLLMPKTEYLPEGNRNLVFAILLPPPGYNLDHMIEIGKGIESEIAPYWEADLGSEEADALDGPTMKNFFFVARGSNLFMGSAAQEELRAAELVPVLQRVAGKVPGMFAIVTQSGLFSGGLDGGRAIDIEISGPEMTRLNEIGLDVFSRLNGIGQYAGKGVFPPTEGHQSQPRQNLESTNPELHVHVRPEAAADFGVTTEDLGYAIDALIDGAFAGDYWHNGRKIDLVIYGADEYARQTQDLDHLPISTPTGQLVSVAAVSEISPTGGPEVVKHNERQRSIAIQLKPSPTMPLEEAIERVDREIRRPLLESPLMAGGEYRITLAGTSDELSETRRAMQGNLILAMVITYLLMAALFESFFYPVVIMMSVVLALVGGFAGLAILNIFTPQSLDMLTMLGFVILIGTVVNNAILIVHQSLNYMRDEGYETRKAIVESVRTRVRPIFMSTLTTVLGMLPLVIPLPTFDATGELALVAGAGSELYRGLGSVVLGGLIVSTVFTLVLVPVGFSLAVDAKQALASLWNQDTEEPSTSKLSPQASSPSVTT